Proteins encoded in a region of the Bubalus bubalis isolate 160015118507 breed Murrah chromosome 9, NDDB_SH_1, whole genome shotgun sequence genome:
- the PGLYRP2 gene encoding N-acetylmuramoyl-L-alanine amidase: protein MSFGNWKPTVVVQGILWILYGLLLQPEPGTATLPLLMDSVIQALAELEQKAPATEAGHSTAAWLLSAQGSGTHSPLYHFLLEGKSLNTTELDPPSLSPELRGLMGEVARHSVQDGKEYGVVLAPDGSTVAVEPLLAGLWAGLQGHRIVNLSLESTATPPDAGVTFLDLGPTSPGLSDASPDVTSADVRAVSPNVSTKDLDVGATSPEVRPGSPDVQASSPDTKAKLPTAVDSLLVVTLARDLGLNFLQGPQTWNHSGLGTEGCWDQLSVPRTFTLLDPEASPLTTAFLNGALDGALLGDYLSRTPEPQPPLSHLLSQYYGAGVAGDPGFRSNFRRHNGAALTSAPSLTQQVWGALILLQRLEPAHPHLQGMSQEELAQVATHATKEFTEAFLGCPAIHPRCRWGAAPYQGRPTLLKLPLGFLYVHHTYLPAPPCTSFESCAADMRSMQRFHQQTRGWADIGYSFVVGSDGYVYEGRGWHWVGAHTLGHNSRGFGVALIGNYTAVLPSEAALRAVRDELPRCAIRAGLLRPDYALLGHRQLVPTECPGDLLFNLLRTWPHFDKNVKPRTARRASSRSKRRPPPTILLSTDLQ from the exons ATGTCCTTTGGAAACTGGAAGCCCACAGTGGTGGTCCAGGGTATACTCTGGATCCTGTATGGATTGCTGCTGCAGCCGGAGCCAGGGACAG CAACCCTGCCCCTGCTCATGGACTCTGTCATCCAGGCCCTGGCTGAGCTGGAGCAGAAGGCGCCAGCCACTGAGGCTGGCCATAGTACCGCTGCATGGCTGCTGTCAGCCCAGGGCTCTGGTACCCACAGTCCCCTCTATCACTTCCTGCTGGAGGGGAAGAGTCTCAATACCACCGAGCTGGATCCTCCTTCGCTGAGCCCAGAGCTTCGAGGCCTGATGGGAGAGGTGGCGAGACACAGCGTGCAGGATGGGAAGGAATATGGGGTGGTACTAGCACCCGATGGCTCGACCGTGGCTGTGGAGCCTCTTCTGGCAGGGCTTTGGGCAGGGCTTCAGGGACACAGGATTGTAAACCTCTCTTTAGAGAGCACGGCCACCCCTCCGGATGCTGGAGTCACCTTTCTAGACCTTGGGCCCACCTCCCCAGGGCTCAGCGATGCCTCTCCTGATGTCACCTCTGCGGATGTCAGAGCCGTGTCTCCAAATGTAAGCACCAAAGATCTAGATGTTGGAGCCACCTCTCCAGAAGTTAGACCTGGCTCTCCAGATGTCCAAGCCTCCTCTCCAGATACCAAGGCCAAGTTACCAACTGCTGTGGACAGCCTCCTCGTGGTCACCCTGGCCAGAGACCTGGGCCTGAACTTCCTCCAGGGCCCCCAGACCTGGAATCATTCTGGACTGGGAACTGAGGGATGCTGGGACCAGCTCTCTGTTCCCAGGACCTTCACCCTCCTGGATCCTGAGGCATCACCCCTCACCACGGCCTTCCTCAATGGTGCCCTGGATGGAGCCCTCCTTGGAGACTACCTGAGCCGGACCCCTGAGCCCCAGCCACCCCTCAGTCACCTGCTGAGCCAGTACTATGGAGCCGGGGTAGCCGGAGACCCAGGATTTCGAAGCAACTTTCGACGGCACAACGGAGCTGCTCTGACTTCGGCCCCAAGCCTGACCCAGCAAGTATGGGGGGCCCTCATCCTGCTACAGAGACTAGAGCCAGCACACCCTCATCTACAGGGCATGAGCCAAGAAGAGCTGGCACAGGTGGCCACCCACGCTACCAAGGAGTTCACTGAGGCTTTCCTAG GGTGTCCAGCCATCCACCCGCGTTGCCGCTGGGGTGCCGCACCGTACCAGGGCCGCCCGACGTTGCTGAAGCTGCCGCTCGGGTTCTTGTATGTGCACCACACGTACTTGCCCGCGCCACCCTGCACCAGTTTTGAGAGCTGCGCCGCAGACATGCGCTCTATGCAACGTTTCCACCAGCAGACACGCGGCTGGGCCGACATAGGATACAG TTTCGTGGTGGGCTCAGACGGCTACGTGTACGAGGGCCGCGGATGGCACTGGGTGGGTGCGCACACACTCGGCCACAACTCCCGCGGCTTCGGCGTGGCCTTGATAGGCAACTACACCGCGGTGCTGCCCTCAGAGGCCGCGCTGCGAGCGGTGCGAGACGAGCTCCCGCGCTGCGCTATACGCGCCGGCCTCCTGAGGCCAGACTATGCGCTGCTAGGCCACCGCCAGCTCGTGCCCACTGAGTGCCCTGGCGACCTGCTCTTCAACCTGCTGCGCACCTGGCCGCACTTCGACAAG AACGTGAAACCAAGAACTGCCAGGAGGGCCTCCAGCAGATCCAAGAGAAGACCACCTCCAACGATACTGCTATCCACTGACCTCCAATAA